A single region of the Bacteroides luhongzhouii genome encodes:
- a CDS encoding DUF5063 domain-containing protein, translated as MEKESQTIFDKNVIEFVTVAAEFCAFLERAERMKRSTFVDTSLKILPLLYLKASMLPKCETIGDEAPETYVTEEIYEILRINLSGLMGDKDDYLDVFVQDMVYSDQPIKKSISEDLADIYQDIKDFIFVFQLGLNETMNDSLAICQENFGTLWGQKLVNTLRALHDVKYNQLEEEEQENGNEEGFYEPSDDNDCCEEEGCHCHNDDCHCHEDGCHCHDDE; from the coding sequence ATGGAAAAAGAAAGCCAAACGATATTTGATAAGAACGTAATTGAGTTCGTTACAGTAGCCGCCGAATTTTGTGCATTTCTCGAACGTGCCGAACGCATGAAGCGTAGTACTTTCGTTGATACATCATTAAAAATACTCCCCCTACTCTATCTCAAAGCATCTATGCTGCCCAAATGTGAGACGATCGGGGACGAGGCGCCCGAAACGTATGTCACGGAAGAGATTTACGAAATTCTGCGTATCAATCTTTCAGGATTGATGGGTGACAAGGACGATTATCTGGACGTATTCGTGCAAGATATGGTTTATAGCGACCAACCTATCAAGAAATCAATATCGGAAGATCTGGCTGACATTTATCAGGATATTAAAGATTTCATATTTGTCTTCCAACTGGGACTGAACGAAACAATGAATGATTCATTGGCTATCTGCCAGGAAAACTTCGGCACACTGTGGGGACAGAAACTGGTAAACACGCTACGCGCCCTTCATGACGTGAAATACAACCAGCTGGAAGAAGAGGAGCAAGAGAATGGTAATGAAGAAGGATTTTACGAACCAAGCGACGACAACGATTGTTGTGAAGAAGAAGGCTGTCATTGCCACAACGATGATTGCCACTGTCACGAAGACGGTTGCCATTGCCACGATGATGAATAA
- a CDS encoding DNA translocase FtsK: MAKKKLDKEAESTPSSPSKIVAVCKNETVHFVIGLMLVIFSVYLLLAFSSFFFTGAADQSIIDSGSSADLAAVNNQVKNYAGSRGAQLASYLINDCFGVSSFFILVFLAVAGLKLMRVRVVRLWKWFIGCTLLLIWFSVFFGFAFMDHYQDSFIYLGGMHGYNVSRWLISQVGVPGVWMVLLITAVCFFIYISARTVIWLRKLFALSFLKREKKEKEEIIPEGEGDQEFTTSQPQEVEFNLKRTYKQTPPPAPVMDIQAEEPVKEFPVNQPEPEDSPLSDESEGVTMVFEPTVSNPVPAVQEESLEEAEPGFEVESAASEEEYQGPELEPYNPTKDLENYRFPTIDLMKHFENDDPTIDMDEQNANKDRIINTLRSFGIEISTIKATVGPTVTLYEITPEQGVRISKIRGLEDDIALSLSADGIRIIAPIPGKGTIGIEVPNKNPKIVSGQSVIGSKKFQESKYDLPIVLGKTITNEVFMFDLCKMPHVLVAGATGQGKSVGLNAIITSLLYKKHPAELKFVLVDPKKVEFSIYSVIENHFLAKLPDGGEPIITDVTKVVQTLNSVCVEMDTRYDLLKMAHVRNIREYNEKFINRRLNPEKGHKFMPYIVVVIDEFGDLIMTAGKEVELPIARIAQLARAVGIHMIIATQRPTTNIITGTIKANFPARIAFRVSAMMDSRTILDRPGANRLIGKGDMLFLQGADPVRVQCAFIDTPEVEEITKFIARQQSYPTPFFLPEYVSEDSNSEVGDIDMGRLDPLFEDAARLVVIHQQGSTSLIQRKFAIGYNRAGRIMDQLEKAGIVGPTQGSKARDVLCIDDNDLEMRLNNLQ; the protein is encoded by the coding sequence ATGGCAAAGAAGAAATTAGATAAGGAGGCGGAAAGCACTCCCTCTTCCCCCAGTAAAATTGTGGCTGTATGTAAGAATGAAACTGTTCATTTTGTGATTGGATTGATGCTGGTCATCTTTTCCGTTTACCTGTTGTTGGCTTTTTCTTCCTTCTTCTTTACGGGGGCTGCCGATCAAAGTATTATCGATAGCGGCAGTTCGGCGGATTTGGCGGCTGTTAATAATCAGGTGAAGAATTATGCCGGTTCACGCGGAGCGCAGTTGGCAAGTTATCTGATAAACGACTGTTTCGGCGTTTCCTCTTTCTTCATACTTGTTTTTCTGGCAGTGGCGGGATTGAAGTTGATGCGTGTACGTGTGGTCCGCTTGTGGAAGTGGTTTATTGGCTGCACGCTTTTATTAATCTGGTTTTCCGTATTCTTCGGATTTGCTTTTATGGATCATTATCAGGATTCCTTCATTTATCTGGGCGGTATGCACGGATACAATGTTAGCCGTTGGTTAATCTCGCAAGTAGGAGTGCCTGGTGTATGGATGGTCCTATTGATAACTGCTGTCTGTTTCTTTATATATATAAGTGCGCGTACTGTTATTTGGTTGCGTAAACTTTTTGCGTTGAGTTTCTTGAAACGCGAAAAGAAAGAGAAGGAAGAAATCATCCCGGAAGGAGAAGGCGATCAGGAGTTCACGACTTCCCAACCGCAAGAAGTGGAGTTCAATTTGAAACGGACATATAAACAGACACCTCCTCCGGCACCTGTGATGGATATACAGGCTGAAGAACCCGTGAAGGAATTCCCAGTCAATCAACCGGAGCCGGAAGATTCTCCTTTATCTGATGAAAGTGAAGGAGTGACTATGGTGTTTGAGCCGACTGTCTCCAATCCTGTTCCCGCTGTGCAGGAAGAATCTTTGGAAGAGGCGGAACCCGGGTTTGAAGTAGAATCTGCGGCTTCTGAAGAAGAATATCAAGGGCCGGAACTCGAGCCTTACAATCCCACTAAGGATTTGGAAAACTACCGTTTCCCGACTATCGACCTGATGAAGCATTTTGAAAATGACGATCCGACGATTGACATGGACGAACAGAATGCAAATAAAGATCGTATTATCAACACATTGCGCAGTTTCGGAATCGAAATCAGTACGATTAAAGCAACGGTAGGACCTACGGTAACTTTATATGAAATTACTCCGGAACAGGGAGTACGTATTTCCAAAATCCGTGGTTTGGAAGATGATATTGCATTGAGCCTTTCGGCTGATGGTATCCGCATCATTGCTCCGATACCGGGTAAGGGAACAATCGGTATTGAAGTGCCGAACAAGAATCCGAAGATCGTTTCCGGGCAAAGTGTGATCGGAAGCAAGAAATTCCAGGAATCCAAATATGATCTGCCTATTGTATTGGGTAAGACCATCACGAATGAAGTCTTTATGTTCGACCTTTGCAAGATGCCGCACGTATTGGTGGCGGGTGCAACCGGTCAGGGTAAGTCAGTAGGTTTGAATGCTATTATTACCTCCTTATTATATAAAAAGCACCCGGCAGAATTGAAGTTTGTACTGGTCGATCCGAAGAAAGTAGAATTCAGCATTTATTCGGTGATCGAAAATCATTTTCTGGCCAAACTTCCTGATGGGGGTGAGCCGATTATTACAGACGTAACGAAGGTAGTGCAAACCTTGAACTCTGTTTGTGTGGAGATGGATACCCGTTATGACTTACTGAAAATGGCACATGTGCGTAATATCAGGGAATATAATGAGAAGTTTATCAACCGTCGTCTGAATCCGGAAAAGGGGCATAAGTTTATGCCGTATATCGTAGTGGTTATTGACGAGTTCGGAGATTTGATTATGACTGCCGGTAAAGAAGTGGAACTTCCGATTGCCCGTATTGCACAGTTGGCACGTGCTGTCGGTATTCACATGATTATCGCTACACAGCGTCCGACTACTAATATTATTACAGGTACGATTAAAGCCAACTTCCCGGCGCGTATTGCTTTCCGTGTATCTGCCATGATGGACTCCCGTACTATTCTTGACCGTCCGGGTGCTAACCGCTTGATTGGTAAGGGGGATATGCTTTTCTTGCAGGGAGCTGATCCGGTACGTGTACAGTGTGCCTTTATCGATACGCCGGAAGTAGAAGAGATTACAAAATTCATTGCCCGTCAGCAAAGTTATCCTACTCCGTTCTTCTTGCCCGAATATGTGAGTGAAGATAGTAATAGTGAAGTAGGGGATATTGATATGGGACGTCTCGATCCGTTGTTTGAAGATGCAGCCCGGTTGGTTGTTATTCATCAGCAAGGCTCCACTTCATTGATTCAGCGTAAATTTGCGATTGGCTATAATCGTGCCGGCCGTATAATGGATCAATTGGAAAAGGCCGGAATTGTAGGTCCTACGCAAGGAAGCAAGGCCCGTGACGTATTGTGTATTGACGATAATGATCTTGAGATGCGATTGAACAATTTACAGTAA
- a CDS encoding LolA-like putative outer membrane lipoprotein chaperone, with amino-acid sequence MRKYIFSVLIALLSLPVIAQQQQSQAKVILDKTAEAFRKAGGVKADFTVKAVTNGLVEGTESGMIQLKGEKFVLKTSDIITWFDGKTQWSYVTKNDEVNVSNPTQEELQQINPYTFLYMYQKGFSYKLGATKTFRGKAVWEVVLTARDKKQELERITLFVTKDTYEPLYILLQQRGRQTRNEITVTSYQTGQNYTDRVFTFDKKQYPNAEVIDLR; translated from the coding sequence ATGAGAAAGTACATTTTTAGTGTTTTAATAGCTTTACTGTCTTTGCCTGTGATTGCTCAACAACAGCAGTCGCAGGCTAAAGTCATTCTTGACAAAACGGCAGAGGCGTTTCGTAAAGCAGGTGGTGTGAAGGCTGATTTTACTGTAAAGGCTGTGACAAATGGCTTGGTAGAAGGGACTGAAAGTGGAATGATTCAGTTGAAAGGAGAGAAATTTGTACTGAAAACATCTGATATTATCACTTGGTTTGACGGAAAAACGCAGTGGAGTTATGTGACAAAGAATGATGAAGTGAATGTCAGTAATCCGACGCAGGAAGAGTTGCAGCAGATAAATCCGTATACATTTCTGTATATGTATCAGAAAGGATTCTCTTACAAGTTGGGGGCGACCAAAACGTTTCGTGGAAAAGCCGTTTGGGAAGTCGTTCTGACTGCCAGAGATAAGAAACAGGAGTTGGAACGTATCACTCTTTTTGTGACGAAGGACACTTATGAACCTCTATATATTTTGCTTCAGCAGCGTGGTCGGCAGACACGTAATGAGATAACCGTTACAAGTTATCAGACCGGGCAGAATTATACGGATCGTGTTTTTACTTTTGATAAAAAACAATATCCCAATGCAGAGGTGATAGATTTGAGATAA
- the trxB gene encoding thioredoxin-disulfide reductase: MAEIEKVKCLIIGSGPAGYTAAIYAGRANLCPVLYEGLQPGGQLTTTTDVENFPGYPEGISGPQLMEDLRAQASRFGTDVRFGIATAADLSKAPYKITIDGDKVIETESLIIATGATAKYLGLEDEKKYAGMGVSACATCDGFFYRKKVVAVVGGGDTACEEAVYLAGLASKVYLIVRKPFLRASKIMQERVMNHEKIEVLFEHNAVGLFGDNGVEGVNLVKRWGEPDEERYSLPIDGFFLAIGHQPNTEIFKEYIDTDEVGYIITDGDSPRTKVPGVFAAGDVADPHYRQAITAAGSGCKAALEAERYLSSKGLV, encoded by the coding sequence ATGGCAGAAATAGAAAAAGTGAAATGCCTGATTATAGGTTCAGGACCTGCCGGATATACGGCAGCGATTTATGCAGGACGTGCTAATTTATGTCCGGTACTATATGAAGGATTGCAGCCGGGTGGCCAGTTGACTACTACCACAGATGTAGAGAACTTCCCCGGTTATCCGGAAGGTATCAGTGGTCCGCAATTGATGGAAGATTTGCGTGCACAGGCAAGCCGTTTCGGAACAGACGTTCGTTTTGGTATCGCTACGGCAGCTGATTTAAGTAAAGCTCCTTATAAAATAACAATTGACGGTGATAAAGTGATTGAAACGGAATCATTGATTATTGCTACCGGAGCTACAGCTAAATATCTGGGACTGGAGGATGAAAAGAAGTATGCCGGAATGGGTGTAAGTGCTTGCGCTACTTGCGATGGTTTTTTCTATCGTAAGAAAGTGGTTGCTGTAGTTGGTGGTGGTGATACTGCTTGTGAAGAAGCGGTTTATCTTGCCGGTCTTGCATCCAAAGTATATTTGATTGTCCGTAAACCTTTCCTGCGTGCATCGAAGATAATGCAGGAGCGTGTCATGAATCATGAGAAGATTGAAGTTCTTTTTGAACACAATGCGGTTGGTTTGTTTGGTGACAATGGAGTAGAAGGGGTAAACCTGGTGAAACGTTGGGGTGAACCGGATGAAGAACGTTATAGCTTGCCTATCGACGGTTTCTTCCTGGCCATCGGACATCAACCGAATACAGAAATATTCAAAGAGTATATTGATACAGACGAAGTCGGTTACATTATTACAGATGGTGATAGTCCTCGTACGAAAGTGCCCGGGGTCTTTGCTGCAGGAGATGTGGCTGATCCGCATTATCGTCAAGCTATTACGGCCGCGGGAAGTGGATGTAAGGCAGCTTTGGAGGCAGAACGCTATCTTTCTTCCAAAGGGCTTGTGTGA
- a CDS encoding thioredoxin domain-containing protein — protein MKRIITKMYLCLLAFCITGGISAQTQNSMTEVIPFKTIDGKIIVEATINGEVADFVLDLSGHNALLPEALKKLHINTEKKGTFSSYQDFVFKQVPVGKVYEMATVAIGKNTFANDLPAFALEDEPYLRKLGVMGVLSGAVFRTSVLTIDMQRKKITITQPYRPSYMKLNYRENFNLITGLGIVCPINIQGKPVSLVLDTWSEGLVNLTEADFNTWSTQYTKGSNQKVSNGYKEENQEQESLILPETMFVKTKIEDAMAVKNPFLKRSVLGKKILDYGIISIDYIHQKIYFQPFDMVPIPEAEAKVTETKVEDGKLNPITRQFFLEHIFDYRKGNDFIYNGDKPIVIDFWATWCGPCMRLLPEMEKLAEKYKGKVIFYKVNADKEKDLCSHFSVQALPTLFFIPVGGKPIIEVGATPEKYVQIIEKQLLK, from the coding sequence ATGAAACGAATAATAACCAAAATGTATCTCTGTTTGCTTGCATTCTGTATTACAGGAGGTATCAGTGCACAAACACAAAACAGTATGACAGAGGTCATTCCATTCAAAACTATTGATGGAAAAATTATCGTGGAAGCCACCATAAATGGTGAAGTGGCTGACTTTGTCCTCGATTTATCAGGACATAACGCTCTACTCCCTGAAGCTCTCAAGAAGTTACACATCAATACAGAAAAGAAAGGAACTTTTAGTTCTTACCAAGATTTTGTATTTAAACAGGTACCTGTCGGAAAGGTATATGAAATGGCAACAGTAGCTATTGGTAAAAATACATTTGCCAACGATCTTCCGGCCTTCGCATTGGAAGATGAACCATATCTACGCAAGCTAGGGGTTATGGGTGTATTAAGTGGTGCTGTTTTCCGCACTTCTGTATTAACCATTGACATGCAACGGAAGAAAATTACGATTACACAGCCCTACCGTCCTTCTTATATGAAACTTAACTATCGGGAAAATTTTAACTTGATAACGGGATTAGGAATAGTATGTCCGATAAACATTCAAGGAAAGCCTGTTTCTCTTGTCCTGGACACGTGGAGCGAAGGATTGGTGAATCTTACCGAAGCAGATTTCAATACATGGAGTACACAATATACCAAAGGAAGTAACCAAAAAGTTTCCAATGGATATAAAGAGGAAAATCAAGAACAGGAAAGCCTCATCTTACCTGAAACGATGTTTGTAAAAACAAAGATTGAAGATGCCATGGCAGTGAAAAACCCATTCTTGAAACGTTCCGTATTAGGCAAAAAGATACTGGACTACGGAATTATATCTATTGACTATATTCATCAGAAAATTTACTTCCAGCCATTCGATATGGTTCCTATACCGGAAGCGGAAGCTAAAGTGACGGAAACCAAAGTTGAAGATGGTAAGTTGAATCCAATTACCCGCCAGTTCTTTCTCGAACACATTTTCGACTACAGAAAAGGAAATGATTTCATTTATAATGGAGACAAACCGATAGTCATTGATTTCTGGGCTACATGGTGCGGTCCATGTATGCGTCTACTTCCGGAAATGGAAAAACTAGCTGAAAAATATAAAGGAAAAGTTATATTCTATAAGGTAAATGCTGATAAAGAAAAAGATTTATGCAGCCACTTTAGCGTACAAGCATTACCTACGCTATTCTTCATCCCAGTAGGCGGCAAACCAATTATCGAGGTTGGTGCCACGCCGGAAAAGTATGTGCAGATCATTGAAAAACAACTCCTGAAATAA
- a CDS encoding aspartyl protease family protein yields the protein MKRIGILTGLWLLLFLNCGQEMVAQIQNKVCDTIPYEFIHEKIIIPVTVNGIKVKYIVDTGGRTGTMYDAATEMKATAAGYMRISDVNAQGSNYQEAHVQNISIGKSYKIKQLKTMVLPKSPFFTELGVVGILGGDAFAQSVVTFDSRSKIMVINYPYRPERLKVTDGIPLLDETEHHSIVNVRLGNNDLRVLFDTGANGFLLYSTEDYNRLADVSQLTNHGYGIVAAGITGLGKPVDIKKVSVPSINIMGKEFTNVGSTTTVMNGTIIGVDLLKYGKVIIDYMRRRFYFLPFEEEKIDMGGAPALWNVSILPRNERFEITTIWNSMKDTVAFGDEVININGTSLKDCPMSQMAVEEIMNAIPGDTGYIIIKKDNQEKRIEIRKEK from the coding sequence ATGAAAAGAATAGGAATACTGACCGGCTTATGGTTGCTATTATTTCTAAACTGTGGACAAGAAATGGTAGCGCAAATCCAGAATAAGGTTTGCGATACCATTCCTTATGAATTCATCCATGAGAAAATCATCATACCCGTCACCGTTAATGGCATAAAAGTAAAATACATCGTCGATACCGGAGGAAGAACAGGGACCATGTATGATGCAGCAACGGAAATGAAAGCTACTGCCGCAGGATATATGCGTATTTCTGATGTGAATGCACAAGGCTCCAACTATCAGGAAGCCCACGTACAGAATATTTCTATCGGAAAAAGCTATAAAATCAAACAGTTGAAAACGATGGTACTACCTAAAAGTCCATTCTTCACAGAACTGGGAGTTGTCGGAATTCTTGGAGGAGATGCCTTCGCACAATCGGTTGTAACATTCGATTCCCGTTCGAAAATAATGGTTATCAACTATCCGTATCGTCCCGAAAGGTTAAAAGTAACAGACGGAATTCCTTTGTTGGATGAAACAGAACATCATTCCATCGTCAACGTTCGATTAGGGAATAATGATTTAAGGGTTCTGTTTGACACAGGTGCTAATGGCTTTCTACTTTATTCTACGGAAGATTACAACAGGCTGGCTGACGTTTCGCAACTTACCAATCATGGATATGGTATCGTAGCTGCCGGAATAACAGGGTTAGGCAAGCCGGTGGATATTAAAAAAGTATCTGTACCTTCCATCAATATCATGGGAAAAGAATTCACGAACGTAGGTAGTACAACAACTGTCATGAATGGAACTATCATCGGAGTGGATCTACTGAAGTATGGTAAAGTAATTATCGATTATATGCGGAGACGTTTTTACTTCCTCCCATTTGAAGAAGAAAAAATCGACATGGGAGGTGCTCCTGCTCTTTGGAACGTAAGTATATTGCCACGGAACGAAAGATTCGAAATTACCACAATATGGAATAGCATGAAAGATACAGTTGCTTTCGGAGACGAAGTGATTAATATCAACGGAACTTCACTGAAAGATTGTCCAATGAGCCAAATGGCTGTAGAAGAAATTATGAATGCTATACCTGGTGATACCGGCTATATTATCATCAAAAAAGATAATCAAGAGAAAAGAATTGAAATCAGGAAAGAGAAATAA
- a CDS encoding aspartyl protease family protein, which translates to MKYTRLTGTVIAFCMAVPLFAQQYKATIPYRMVGEKMIVEMKVNGTERPFIFDTGGRTALTTKACQGLQIVATDSMKVTDVNNVESYYKTTRIENLTTPDNVINFKHAPSLIIDEVKGWECFGVDGIIGSDLFASTIVSIDSQTKNIIVTSAEKPSTVSLRKMLNFTKEGGMPIVNVQIAPVSNITVLFDTGSPSLLSLIESDFEKIKPEASLEVISEGYGEGSIGVAGQAEKASSYRVYIPTLSVGATKFRNLTTSTSKHPYTLLGVKLLEYGKVTIDYPRGRFYFEAFQPDNEINNQCNNFDLTVKDGDLYVSTVWSSTKGKIEVGDKVIKINGKPTKKYDFCESILNGIPELKEKKQTKLTIQTASGVKDIIYKKE; encoded by the coding sequence ATGAAGTATACTCGTCTAACTGGAACCGTCATCGCCTTTTGCATGGCGGTCCCTTTATTCGCCCAACAATATAAAGCAACCATACCCTATCGGATGGTAGGCGAAAAAATGATTGTCGAAATGAAAGTAAACGGCACTGAACGCCCTTTCATCTTTGATACCGGAGGACGCACTGCTCTCACGACTAAAGCCTGCCAAGGACTACAAATAGTGGCAACAGACTCGATGAAGGTGACAGATGTGAACAACGTGGAAAGTTATTACAAAACTACACGGATAGAAAACCTGACGACTCCCGATAATGTTATTAACTTTAAACATGCCCCATCACTGATTATCGATGAGGTAAAAGGTTGGGAATGTTTTGGAGTAGACGGCATCATCGGCAGCGATTTATTTGCAAGTACCATTGTCAGCATTGATTCGCAGACAAAAAATATCATAGTCACATCTGCCGAAAAACCCTCTACGGTATCTTTACGGAAAATGCTGAATTTCACAAAAGAAGGGGGCATGCCGATTGTCAATGTACAGATAGCCCCGGTCAGCAACATTACTGTATTATTTGATACAGGTAGTCCCAGTCTGCTATCTCTTATTGAAAGTGATTTTGAGAAAATTAAGCCGGAGGCATCTTTGGAAGTCATTTCTGAAGGATATGGAGAAGGAAGCATCGGAGTAGCCGGACAAGCGGAGAAAGCTTCTTCTTATAGAGTATATATCCCCACGTTGTCAGTAGGAGCCACCAAATTTCGTAACTTGACGACCAGTACGAGCAAACACCCTTATACGTTACTAGGTGTCAAGTTGCTGGAATACGGTAAAGTAACCATCGACTATCCGCGAGGAAGATTCTATTTTGAGGCTTTCCAACCGGATAATGAGATCAACAATCAATGTAATAACTTCGATTTGACGGTCAAAGACGGAGACTTATATGTATCTACCGTCTGGAGCAGTACAAAGGGGAAGATAGAAGTAGGGGATAAAGTAATTAAAATTAATGGCAAGCCTACTAAAAAATATGACTTCTGCGAAAGTATTCTGAACGGAATACCGGAATTGAAAGAGAAAAAACAGACGAAGCTTACAATACAGACAGCTTCCGGCGTAAAAGATATTATCTATAAAAAAGAATGA
- a CDS encoding S8 family serine peptidase — translation MKKLIFPIVCCFVSIAASAQLVKQKVETQKKQSELDWFNCSFDQDSVYGAEVNKAYDYLKANKKKAKKRPVVALIGTGMDVEHEDLKHAIWINPKEKQNQKDDDKNGFVDDINGWNFIGGKDGQVMEALTREGEREFFRLKDKYADYVFDGKKYYKIVNGKRQEVPAPENMEEYNYYRFKVMPESRIGGTYGGLQLSYVIEEYVEKFDKDMKKRFPGKELTVEDFQSCYDPKAERDSLSEVAFVFTAYYFSLYNTDKWEPVYQNMGKKSVETAKAAYADALKKYGTDNRKEIVGDNPMDINDTHYGNNVLLTSDAATGVMKAGVIAAKRDNGVGSNGIADNAEIMTLRIHPGEGEPYLKDMALAIRYAVNHGADVILLPEQNSLYPEEQKQWVTDALKEAEKKGALVIVPVWDLSVDMDKSEFFPNRKMSKDGELTNFMVVASSDKKGNPVLNTNYGATALDIYAPGTDIYSSYMGDTYQKGTGEGMASATVAGVAALVKSYFPKLTGSQIRDILLKSVTSRKGVEVEKGIRVDDRPSQDLFLFDDLCISGGIVNAYQAILEAEKVSK, via the coding sequence ATGAAGAAACTTATATTTCCTATTGTATGCTGTTTTGTCAGCATTGCAGCATCGGCCCAGTTAGTCAAACAAAAGGTAGAAACACAAAAGAAACAATCCGAACTGGACTGGTTTAACTGCTCTTTCGACCAGGACAGTGTGTACGGAGCCGAAGTAAACAAAGCCTATGATTACCTGAAAGCCAACAAAAAGAAAGCTAAAAAAAGACCGGTTGTTGCATTGATTGGAACTGGAATGGACGTAGAACACGAGGACCTGAAACATGCTATCTGGATCAATCCGAAAGAAAAACAGAACCAGAAAGACGATGATAAGAACGGGTTTGTTGACGACATCAATGGATGGAACTTCATCGGCGGCAAAGACGGACAGGTAATGGAAGCTCTGACACGCGAAGGAGAACGTGAATTCTTCCGCCTCAAAGACAAATACGCTGATTATGTCTTTGATGGAAAGAAATATTATAAAATCGTTAACGGAAAACGTCAGGAGGTTCCCGCACCGGAAAATATGGAGGAATACAATTACTATCGTTTTAAGGTTATGCCGGAATCCAGAATTGGAGGTACATATGGCGGCTTGCAACTTTCTTATGTTATAGAAGAATATGTTGAAAAGTTCGACAAGGACATGAAAAAACGTTTTCCGGGAAAAGAATTAACCGTTGAGGATTTCCAAAGTTGTTATGATCCCAAAGCAGAAAGAGACAGTCTTTCTGAAGTTGCCTTTGTGTTTACAGCCTACTACTTCAGTCTCTATAATACAGACAAATGGGAACCCGTATATCAGAATATGGGAAAGAAAAGCGTAGAGACAGCTAAAGCAGCCTATGCAGATGCCTTAAAGAAATATGGCACAGACAACCGTAAAGAAATTGTAGGTGACAATCCTATGGATATTAATGACACGCATTACGGCAATAACGTACTGTTAACATCAGACGCAGCAACAGGTGTAATGAAAGCAGGTGTCATCGCAGCCAAACGTGACAACGGTGTTGGAAGTAACGGTATAGCTGATAATGCGGAAATCATGACCTTGCGCATTCACCCGGGAGAAGGAGAACCTTACCTGAAAGATATGGCACTGGCCATCCGCTATGCAGTAAACCATGGAGCAGATGTAATCTTACTGCCGGAACAAAACTCTTTATATCCGGAAGAACAAAAACAATGGGTAACAGATGCACTAAAAGAAGCAGAAAAGAAAGGAGCATTAGTTATTGTTCCTGTTTGGGATCTATCAGTAGACATGGATAAAAGCGAATTTTTCCCGAACCGGAAAATGAGCAAAGATGGTGAGCTTACCAATTTCATGGTGGTTGCTTCATCTGACAAGAAAGGTAATCCGGTGCTGAACACGAACTACGGTGCAACGGCTCTCGATATCTATGCTCCGGGAACGGATATTTATTCTTCCTACATGGGCGATACTTACCAAAAAGGAACTGGTGAAGGAATGGCTTCAGCTACTGTAGCCGGTGTAGCCGCCCTTGTGAAATCTTATTTCCCTAAACTGACCGGTTCTCAAATCCGTGACATTTTATTAAAGAGCGTCACCTCACGCAAAGGTGTTGAAGTAGAAAAAGGAATCCGCGTGGACGATAGACCTTCACAGGATTTATTCCTTTTTGATGACCTATGCATTTCCGGAGGTATCGTAAATGCTTATCAAGCAATCTTGGAAGCAGAAAAAGTCAGCAAATAA